In the Zingiber officinale cultivar Zhangliang chromosome 5A, Zo_v1.1, whole genome shotgun sequence genome, TCAGATGCTACATCCTCATCCAGATCAACTAATGCTGCATTGCGTGAAAGACTTGAATCGACCCAAGATGAGTTAGCGAACACCAAAATTCAGCTAGCAAACACCCAAGATGAGTTAGCATCAATTAAATCAAGACAAAATATGTTTGAACAAATACTTAACCGATTGGCACCTGGAGCATTAGATTCCTTGATCCAGGATTCATCTTcagctccacctcctcctcctccatcttAGGCTTTGATGTTGTAGACTTTTGCATAGAAACATGATGTTCTGAAATTGTTTTGAACTTGTTTGGATTTTTGGTTGTGAACTTGGTTGGATTGTTGGTTATGAATATGTCTTGAATTTGGATTGTGaatattgttattatatttgtgttGAAGTATGAGTTAAATGTTAGagtatttgtgaatttgttgttaTAGTTGTGAATTTTTATATAAATCCGTACAGAGGATGTAAATGAGGTGTTTTATCTTAAATCAGATATTAGCGACGAAATAATATAAATTCGTCGCTAATGGCTAATATTAGCGACGAAATAATATAAATTCGTCGCTAATGGCTAATATTAGCGACGAATTTATGCAATATTCGTCGCTAATATTATCTATTAGCGACGAATTTATATTATTTCGTCGCTAACATAACTGTACCCCGAAATATCGAAACTGGGGAACGAAATTTTTAGCAACGAATATATATAAATCGTAGCGAATATTTTAGCGACGTAATAAATAAATTCGTCGTTAACAATAACTATAGCAACGATATTAATTAAATCGTCGCTAAATATTTTACGGCGAAAAAATTTACTTTAGCGACAATAGTGTAACGTCGCAAAAATTTAGCGACGAAGTAAGCGTATTTCGTCGCTAAATTATATTTACGACAAGCTTATAACGACGACTCTAGCGACGATAAAATTTCATCGCTAATATTTATTAGCgacgaaaaaatattttttgcgaCGATTTTTATCGTCGCAAAATatctattttcttgtagtgaggtcCTACCTTTATACACCGTATCAATAGATATTATAAATTATTCATGAATAATGTTCaagaataatttaataaattatatttatcaataaaaattttatgATAGATGAACACATAAACTCTAAAACTTAAGTTCATTATCaactaaataaatttgaaaatataaacttttaaataattaaataaacttgaattggtCAGATTCTTTACCTCTAAagtgaatcaaatttaaatcaaGCTGCAGCTTGTAAAAGGGAAAtttatgccaatttaaattacaacagtttcaataatttaatttattttaaatataatttaactaaattaaattattttatcaagtaaatttaaataatataaattttaatttagtttggttTGGCTACTTGACTGGTCCTCCTCTGTGGACGGAAATGTGAACCTTCCGACGGTTTCATGCTTCTGGAGGAAGGAACCGTGTCGATCTGAGTTTTGACCcagttctctctctctctctctctctctctctctctctctctctctatatatatatatatatatatatatatatataaacac is a window encoding:
- the LOC121983072 gene encoding uncharacterized protein LOC121983072; the encoded protein is MGKTCMLICYTSNKFPTVLGTRSGYIRGLGSGPKPVRSTSSDATSSSRSTNAALRERLESTQDELANTKIQLANTQDELASIKSRQNMFEQILNRLAPGALDSLIQDSSSAPPPPPPS